One stretch of Eretmochelys imbricata isolate rEreImb1 chromosome 1, rEreImb1.hap1, whole genome shotgun sequence DNA includes these proteins:
- the LOC144274446 gene encoding uncharacterized protein LOC144274446, translating to MKQAGGRTACTSGRSGRTLCFCHQSQRPVPVFLHVPGPQPGLARGHVCDPVEGGLDVCLPPAPLGAQGPTQGAQGQGGGDPHRPSLSPPALVHITPRAVGGSPSSPAPTPGPYYTGRRAASPPRPTVTAPDGVEALWLNALESQCSLPVQQILLGSRKPSTRVAYMAKWKRFSCWCEPWQVRPCQAPVQAILEYLLHLKRRGLAPSSLRVYLAAISAFHPGFSGGSVFSHPMVGWFLKGLERMFPYSHPPVPPWNLNLVLSKLMGPPFEPLASCSLLHLSWKVAFLVAITSARRVSRLRALTSEPLYTVFHKDMVQLRPHPKFLPKVVSQFHLGQDICLPVFFPKLHTDSSHRSLHTLDVRRALAFYLERTKPFRKSAQLFVAVAERMKGLPVLAQRISFWITSCIWACYELAGVPVTAHSTRAQATSTAFLAQVPIQEICRAATWSSVHTFMTHYTVNQQAREDVAVGRAVLRAVVP from the coding sequence ATGAAACAAGCTGGTGGTCGTACCGCATGCACGAGTGGACGCTCAGGGCGGACGTTGTGCTTTTGCCACCAGAGCCAACGCCCAGTGCCCGTGTTTCTGCATGTTCcagggccacagcctgggctTGCTCGCGGACATGTTTGCGATCCCGTGGAGGgggggcttgatgtatgccttccccctgctccccttggtGCACAAGGTCCTACTCAAGGTGCACAGGGACAGGGCGGCGGTGATCCTCAtcgccccagcctgagcccaccagcactggtacacatcacTCCTAGAGCTGTCGGTGGCAGCCCAagtagtcctgcccctacaccgGGACCTTATTACACAGGACGGCGGGCGGCTTCTCCACCCCGACCTACAGTCACTGCACCTGATGGCGtggaggctctgtggctaaacgccctggagagccagtgctcccttccagtgcagcagattctgcttggcagtaggaaGCCCTCTACCAGGGTGGCCTATATGgccaaatggaaaaggttttcgtgttggtgtgaaccctggcaggtGCGGCCGTGCCAGGCCCCGGTTCAGGCCATCCTGGAgtatctcctgcacctcaagagGCGAGGGCTAGCCCCGTCCTCACTCAGAGTATACCTGGCggccatctccgccttccatccgGGGTTCTCGGGGGGCTCGGTAttttcccacccaatggtgggatggttccttaaagggttggagaggaTGTTCCCGTACTCCCACCCAccagtccctccatggaaccttaacctggtcctctctaaactcatgggaccccctttcgagccccttgcttcttgttccctcctccacctttcctggaaggtggcatttctggttgccattacctcggccagaagggtgtccagattgagggccctcacctctgagccactgtatacagtatttcacaaggacatGGTGCAGCTCCGGCCgcatcccaagtttctccctaaggtggtctcccaattccatttgggccaggacatttgtctgccggTGTTCTTTCCAAAACTCCATACGGACTCGAGTCACCGCAGCTTGCACACCCTGGATGTGCGTCGAGCACTGGCATTCTATTTGGAGCGCACCAAGCCCTTTCGCAaatctgcacagctgtttgtggctgtagcCGAGAGGATGAAGGGCCTCCCAGTGTTGGCGCAGCGGATTTCGTtttggattacaagctgcatctgGGCATGCTATGAGCTTGCAGGTGTTCCGGTCACGGCCCACTCGACCAGGGCGCAAGCGACTTCCACGgcgttcctggcacaggtcccgatccaggagatctgcagagcagccacctggtcctcggtgcacacctTCATGACCCACTACacggtcaaccagcaggccagagaggacgtggcggttggcagagcggtcctccgagcagttgttccatga